DNA from Pseudobdellovibrionaceae bacterium:
GGGTTCCAGGCACAAGGCCGCAGACGGTAACGGACGGCCTCCATGGGGCCGAGGCGGTAGGGGTGTTCGCCGTAGTAGCTCAGCTTCTGGTAAGCGGCGGGGGGCGCGGGAATCGCGGCGCGCTCGGGTCCCAGGCGGAGGACCTCTTCGATGCCGAAGGTGCGCCCGGTACTCCAGAATCCTTCGATCTCTTTTTGCCGGCGGATCGCGAGTTCGACGACATCTTTCGCGCCGACCTCTGAATCCGTCGAGAACCGAAAATCCAAACGGGTGTCGGGCGTCGGTGAGTCGGGTCCGGTCATCACGGCGATTTCGGCCGTGAGCTTCGGACCGAAATCTTGAAAGCGCAGTAAAGCGGGGGCTTTTTGTTTGCGGCTGAAAAATCCTTGGCGCAGGCGGGGCGGCAGCTCTTCGCTCACGCGAAATTCCACCCGCGCGCAGACGACCTGGGCGGGGTCGGTTTTGGGGCTCAGGCGTTTGAGAGTGGCGCGGGCGAGGTCCTCGCGGGGAAGGACCCGTTCAAAGACCGGATGCAGGGAGGCCCCCGCCGGAAGCGTGAAGAGCAAAAACAAGAGAAACGCGCGCATGGCATCCCTTAGGATGCGCGGCGCTTGCGGTCAATCCTAACGACCGAAGAGCAGGCTTTGGAAGACGGGAACCATCAGCTGAATGAGCTGCTCGCGGTCGCCGTTCACCAGGCTGGGGTAGCAGGCGACGTGACGGCCGGTCGAGAGCCCTCCCAGAACCGCCAAGACGAGCTCCACGCGGGTTTCGGCATCGGGCGAGTTCAGGCGCGCGACCATCGGCACCACGAGACGCTCGCGGAGCGTTTCGCGGATAATGGGGCCGGCCACTTCACTGGGGGCCGAGCGGTGCAGGATCAGCATCGAACGTTGATCGATTTCCGTTTCATTCCCCAGGATCAGACGGGTGAGAACTTCCGGATATTGGGCGAGTTCAATGCCCGCCAAGGAGTCGATGTGAATGTGTGTTTTGATAACTTCGCGAAACAAACCTTCTTTGGAGCCGAAGTAACGGATGATGAGCGCGGGGTCGATCTTCGCTTCTTGCGCGATCTCGCGCAGGCCCACTTCGTCGTAGGACTTTTGCGCGAGCGCCGCCTGGGCGGCCCAAAGGATGGCTTTTTTCGACGCTTCGGAGTTGCGCGGCCGGGTGGCTTTCGCGGTGTCGGAAGTCGAATTTTCGGAGCCCGCGTTTGCGGACGGATCGGAATTTTCGGTCATAAAACTGAACCCCTCAGCGCTTGTGAGACTGGCACGAGGAGACTGTCGATTACAAGAACAGCTTCGAAAAAAACACCGGGTCTCTCTCGAAGTGGCACCAGTTCTCGGCGTCCACAAGCATTGAGATCATCCTAGCGCTCACTTCGTCCCTCTCGCAACTGGCACCGATCTTGGAGAAGGGCTCTTCATATTTGGTGGGGTTTACGAAATCTAAGGGGCAATTTGGGAGGTCCTTGATGTCAATCTTTGGAAAAAAGGCCGCAGTGGCCTTGCTCATCCTCGCTTCGAGCGGGATGGCAACAGCTGATGAAAACGTGGAAATGAGCCTGACCACGACCTGCAACTGCTATCAGGTGGGAAATAGGGCGGGATATTTGGGTGAGGTTTTCGCGGCCGCCGTGGTCGAAGTTCCTCGCTCGTCGGTGATGGGAAAGACGGAAGAGCAATTGCGCGAAGATCTGACCGCACGTCAGTACCTCGCTCTGCAAGACGCCGCGAGAAGCGCGTGCAGCCTGCAAGCGTCGCGTAACCTTTCGCAGCGTCGCATGGGCAGCGGCTCGGGCGCAGGCGACATGCACTTGTCGCCGATGGAAAGCACACGCGTGCACTGCTCGGCCGACATCCGGA
Protein-coding regions in this window:
- a CDS encoding TetR family transcriptional regulator, which codes for MTENSDPSANAGSENSTSDTAKATRPRNSEASKKAILWAAQAALAQKSYDEVGLREIAQEAKIDPALIIRYFGSKEGLFREVIKTHIHIDSLAGIELAQYPEVLTRLILGNETEIDQRSMLILHRSAPSEVAGPIIRETLRERLVVPMVARLNSPDAETRVELVLAVLGGLSTGRHVACYPSLVNGDREQLIQLMVPVFQSLLFGR